The window GGTGATGAGGTTGACCGCGCGGTCCTTCGCCGACAGACGGCGGACGAGTTGCTCGCGCTGCTTGTCGGAGCCTTCGGGGAGAGTCTCGACCTTGATCGTGTACTTGCCCTCGCGGTTGCAGGCGGCCACGGCGGCCTGGGTGGGCGTGTCGGCGTTGGGTCCCTGCCACCAGGTGAGCGCGGCGGGACCTTCGCTCTCGGAGGCGCAGGCGGCCAGGGGGAGGGCGGTGAGCGCGGCCACGGCCAGCCGAAGCAGATTCTTCATGAGGGGGTTCTCCCAGGCGGAGGAGGCTTGCTTTTTGTGAGAGTCATTTATTAAATGCATCAGCAGAATAGGAGGCGCTCAGAACGCCGTCAAGCTGCTCCTCACCAAAGGACTCACATGCACCGCACCGCCTTAACATCCCTGGTCGCGGCCCTGGCCCTGGCGCTTCCCGCCTCGGCGGCAGTGGCGAGCACGCCACAGCTCCCGCCGGGCGTCACCCTCACCACGCTCTCGCCGGGAGCCCAGGACGCCGACGACTTCTGGACCGTCCACGTCTACCTGCCCGCCCTCCTCGACGGCCCGTTGAAGACGGCGGGCACGGCGATCGGGTCGAAGGAGATCGCCAACCGGGTCGTCGCCGCACTGACCGAGAAGGGCTTCGAGCCCCGCCTGGAGCGGGTCGACGCCCCGGCCTTCGCCGACCGCCCGGCCGGGCCGCTCGGCTGGACCGTACGGCTCGGCCGCTACGCCACCGGCGACGAGGCCGCCACGGCCCTCGCCAAGGTCAGGGCGGCGGGCTTCGCGGGAGGCACCCGTTACACCGCGCAGGACGGCACCGACGAGAACGCGCCGCAGAAGGTGCACGTGCTCCGCGTCGACTTCCGCGACTTCCGCGGCACCGTCGCCACCGGCTTCGGGCCGACGCTCTACGACCCGGAGATCCTCACCGACCAGATCGCCTCCAGCGGGGCCGTAGCGGGGATCAACGCCCAGTGGTTCTTCAACCGTGGTCCCGGCGGCCTGTACGTCAAGGACGGCAGGCTCCTCGGCAACGCCACCCAGGGACGCGGTGGCATCAAGATCACGAATGGCGGCAGGCGCGTGGACGTCGACGCCTACACCGCCCACGTCACCCTCCACGGGGGCGCGGAGTCGGTCGAGATCGACGGGGTCAACCGGCTGCCCGGCGAGATCTGGAACTGCGGTGGCGTCGGAGGCGACCTGCCCACCGAGAAGCCGCAGCATGACCTGAAGTGCACCGACGACAGCGAACTCGTGCGCTTCACGCCCGAGTGGGGTCAGCCGCCGTCGGGCGAGGGCGCGGAGGCTGTCGTGGACGCTCGGGGGTTCGTCGTCGCGGTCAACCGTAGCCGTGGCTCCGCCGTACCTGCTGGGGGGTGGACCGTGCAGGCGATCGGCGACAGCGCCGAGTGGCTGTTCGCCAACGCTAGGCCGGGGAGCAGGCTGCGCGTTTCCGAGCGGGTCGAGGACAGCAGGGGCCACCGGGTGCCGCTCACGCCCGACACGACGATCCTGCAGGTCGGGCCCACGCTCGTCCGTGACGGGGAGATCTCGGTCAACGCCGAGGCCGACGGCCTGATCAGGCAGGGCGGCGACCAGACCTTCACCTACAACTGGACCCTGCGCGCCAACCCGCGCTCCATGATCGGCGTGGACGAGCAGGGCCGGTTGATGCTCGTGGTCGTGGACGGTAGGCAGGCCGGCTACAGCGAGGGCCTCGGTATCGCGCAGACGGCCGAACTGATGAAGCGGCTCGGGGCCGTGGAGGCGATGAACCTCGACGGCGGCGGCTCCAGCGTCCTGGCGACCGCGGAGGGCGGCATCGTCAACCGCCCCTCCGACGCCACGGGCCAGCGTTCCCTGGGCAACGCCATCCTGATCAACGCCGGATAAGCGCTCCCAGCAGGAGGTCGAGGAAGCCGTCCGCCCGCGCCGGGCTCCCGGCGCGGGCCACCGCCGTAGTAAGCGACACCAGTTCGACCACGTCGAGGGCCAGGTCGAGCCTTTACCGCAATTATGCAAGATCACAATCCGGGAAGCGATCTTCGACCGGCGGGGAAGCGATCTCCTGTTCGGGGGCTCCGGACCAGGTCGTACATACTCGCGAACACTGCGGATGCCGACTATTCATCCGTCCAGGTCAAGCTGCAGGCTCGTACTCCCCGAGGATGCCGCCAAGCCGATCATTTCGACGGATGTCCAGGCGGGTGATCTCGGCGGAGATGGTGCTCGGCTCAGGTACCCCCGCCAAAATGGACAGAGGTAGCAAATATGCATGAAACTCTGTCCCGAGGACGGGGAAGCAAATGGCACATAATGGCGACGGTCAAGAACGCACGGTTGCTCGGTGGATGCTCGCGTATACGCGACACAGCCCGGCATCCATCACCATCTCCCGGCACGATGATCGCGGGCAGGGCCGCGCCCAAGATCGTGGTATATGAGAATAAGCCACTCTGCGAACTGATACCTATTTAAGCAGCAATAGTATCAACTGTCACATTAACGTCATTGCTGTCTTCTGGTT is drawn from Nonomuraea muscovyensis and contains these coding sequences:
- a CDS encoding phosphodiester glycosidase family protein is translated as MHRTALTSLVAALALALPASAAVASTPQLPPGVTLTTLSPGAQDADDFWTVHVYLPALLDGPLKTAGTAIGSKEIANRVVAALTEKGFEPRLERVDAPAFADRPAGPLGWTVRLGRYATGDEAATALAKVRAAGFAGGTRYTAQDGTDENAPQKVHVLRVDFRDFRGTVATGFGPTLYDPEILTDQIASSGAVAGINAQWFFNRGPGGLYVKDGRLLGNATQGRGGIKITNGGRRVDVDAYTAHVTLHGGAESVEIDGVNRLPGEIWNCGGVGGDLPTEKPQHDLKCTDDSELVRFTPEWGQPPSGEGAEAVVDARGFVVAVNRSRGSAVPAGGWTVQAIGDSAEWLFANARPGSRLRVSERVEDSRGHRVPLTPDTTILQVGPTLVRDGEISVNAEADGLIRQGGDQTFTYNWTLRANPRSMIGVDEQGRLMLVVVDGRQAGYSEGLGIAQTAELMKRLGAVEAMNLDGGGSSVLATAEGGIVNRPSDATGQRSLGNAILINAG